Below is a window of Allomuricauda ruestringensis DSM 13258 DNA.
CCTCGTTTTTTTCATGTTATGCAATTTTTCTTTCAGAGGCCACATTGCTCAAAATAGCAGCCAAGAACGCTTCGTTCTCCTTGGAAATACGATATAATATCGTTTGTCCTGCTCTACGGGCAGAAATGACATTTGCATCCTTCATCTTACGTAAATGTTGGGAAATAGCCGGTACGCTCATTGCTAAAATATCGGCAAAATCACAGGGGCACAGTTCTGTTTCCCGTTGCAACAAATACAATATTTTAAAACGAACCTCATTGCCGGCCAGTGCCATAACTTTGCTTATTGCCTCGATAGAAGTTGTAACGGCGCTCAAATCTTCCTTGCATCGCAATATTTGAACATGATCGGCCTCTGCCCGGATACAACTATTTTGAATATCCATATGAACGATTTTCAACTAAATTACAATTCTATAATAATATAAGCAAATACTTAAATATGTAATTTCTATCCACGACCGTTTTTCTTAAGGATGGAATCCAAACGAATGATCTTCTATTGGAGTTTTTGTTCTTTTCCTTAGTATTCTGGTTGGATAAGCTTTTTTGGATTATCAATGATCCTTGATTTTAAAGCCTAAGATATATATGCTCAACCCACCACTTGATTCACTTTGCTGGGATAAATCGAAAACATCGGAACAAACTTTTATACTCGGGTCTTTACCCAAGTGGTTCAGATCATATGGTTTTCCACTTTGAATGACACCATGGCCCAACACCCCGACCAATCCTTTGCACCAAGGTAAACGTCGCATCCTGTCACCGGACAAGGGACGGCATAAAGCCGCCAATCGCTTTTTATTCCGTTTCCTTGCCGCTCCACAGCCTGCCTCCCGTTTGGATTTCCATGCAAATATTGTTTAACCTTAAATCCAATGATTATGTATTTAGACAGATTGCAACAGGACGAGGTCTTCGTACCGACCCAGGTAAGACCGTTAAATGAACTGACCCCAATGCCCTCCCGTAAAGGGCTGGAACGCGCCATTGTCAGCAATGGCAAGATTGTCAATATTGTGTCCAAGAGCTATGGGCACATCCCCAACGAGCTTTTCTTCAAAAAAGCGGAACAGATGCTCATCGATTCGGGTCTTGACTACCACCGCCAAACCATCAACCGCTCAGACCGTACCTTCTGCATGGACTTTATCCTTTCCGACAGCTCCCAGTTCTCGGTGGGCAATGGAGAGGATACCATTCTGCCCATGCTGCGGTTTACCAACTCCTACGATGGGAGCGAGCGCACCTCGGGACATTTTGGGTTCTACCGCCAAGTATGCTCCAATGGCCTGCACGTGGCACAGGCAGAGATTGCCTTTTCCATCAAGCACAGCACCAACGGCGCCCACTTGATCATGCCCGAGATGGAGGGGCTGTTCAAAAAGTTCATGGACAACGAGTTCTATACCATCTCCGACAGGTTCAGCCAAATGATGGCCGTCGAACTGGTGGACACCAAGACCTTCGTAAGGGAAGTGCTGGAACGTACCAAACTGTTCCGTTATGAGTGCAGCGACAAGAACGCAAACCCGTCCAAAAAGGCCCGTGAGGTCATCGACATATTGGACAATGAGGCCGTATTGTTGGGCACTGCCCCAAACCTCTGGTTGGGCTACAATGCCTTCAATGCCGTATTGCACGGTACCCTGAAACGAAGCTTTTCACGTCAAGAGCGTCTGGACAAACAACTCTTCCAGACCGTCCTTGACATGGCCTAAGTGTCCCGGTCGGTCATCAAGAGGGCACAACCCATGAAGGGATCGCCATTGCCAATACATCGACTCCCGGTACCTGAAGTATCGGGAGTTTTTTTGTTCGGTCATCAAAGCATTTAAATACTATCAGGAATCGGTCAAACAAGGAAGCCCAACGTCCAGTGCTTTTTCACGTCATCCCCGGCAAACCCTTCTTGGGGCTTTGCTCGTGGATTCCTAAAGCCCTGTCGTTGGTCTGGTGATTTTAAGGGGTTCATAATAAAAGAAGCCTTTGGTTGTTTTTCGGGGCATCGAAAAACAGGGCAGTGCCCAAGGACTTCCAATCAGGACGCCATCCCCTTAGCTCGCTTAACTTTCCGTACGCTCGCACGGGTCTGGGTCGGAAGGAATTCCTAGGGCCCTTATGGAACCCGTCAAGGCCAAGCGGGTTTTGCTCACAAATAGGGTTTCCACTTCCTAGTTTTTAGCCCTTCGGTAAAAACCACGTCGCAGAGCCTCCCGATTTCCTCCCAAAAGCCTTGACTGAACCCCCTTCTTTTATTGTGCTGCGCACCCAAGAAGCAAACAAACACCCCTTAAAATCCGCACACAATTGCATGGAGATACGGGGAAATCAGTAACCCGTCTGCCAAGAGGGCAGGCATTTAAAACCTTTTATTATGAGCAGTTTAAGAAACAAAGTACAGTTGATCGGTAACGTGGGGCAAGACCCAGTGATCACCAACTTGGAAAATGACAAAAAAGTTGCCCGTTTGTCCTTGGCGACCAATGAGCATTACAGGAACAAAAAGGGCGAAAAGGTCACCAATACCGAATGGCACAACGTGACCGCCTGGGGCAAGACCGCCGACATTATCGAAAAGTTTGTAAGCAAGGGCAAGGAACTTGCCATTGAGGGAAAGCTGACCTCCCGTTCCTACGAGGATAAGGAGGGCAACAAACGCTATGTGACCGAAGTGGTGGCCAATGAGATCTTATTGTTGGGCGGTAACGACCAGTAACCAAATGAGGGTGCAACGGGGAAGGTTGCACCCTCTTGGAATATTCAATCACATGCTAACTATAAAGAACAGATTTATGGAACACAAAGTCAATGAAATACAGGTAAGTTACCGTGAAAAACTGAGTACGGTAAATGCCACTTCGATTACCGGTTCACAGGCGGTGGCGCAATTGCTCTTCAAAAACTGGAACAAAAAGACCATTGGGATGCACGAGACCTTTAAGGTACTACTGTTGAACAATGCCAACAAGGTCAAGGGCATCTATCCTTTGTCGCATGGGGGCATAACGGGTACATTGGTGGACGTGCGGATATTGTTCGCCATAGTGGTCAAGACCCTTTCGGTAAACATCATTTTATGCCACAACCACCCTTCGGGCACATTGAAGCCGAGCGAAGCGGACAGGAAGATTACCCAAAAAATCAAGAGGGCAGCGGAACTCTTTGACGTGCGGGTACTTGACCATATCATTATCACACCCAATAATGAATACTACAGCTTTGCCGACAATGGAGACCTTTAAAGTATGCACCATGAATGACAAAGAAACCGAAGCAACGGAATTTGAAAATGACTTGGAAGGAATCCAAGACCCAAAGGACTATCCCGATGGGTTCAATCCCGACCTATATGATTTATAGAAACCACAACAGCCAAAACCCATGGAAATGATACACATCAATTTCAACGACCTTGATGACAGCGCACAACAACGGTTGATCGCATTGTCCAAAAGGGACGTAGAGGCAAAATTTGGGAAACAGTTGCGCAGCTATGCCAAGACCCAATTCAGCAACTACGACAAGCTATTGGAACAGGAAGCCATCCGCAACCTTTACAATTATAGGTACAGTTTCAAGATTTGAAGTGTACCGATCGGCCAAGACCCCAAGCCCATGGGGTCTTTTTTTTCGCAGTTTGGTTTTCGTGCGTATCGAACCCACAAAAACCAATACGGGATGTGCCACTTTATAAAGGACAGTCCAGCCCCGAACAACACCTATCCCTTATTTGACCGCAAGAAAGCCCTTCAAAAATATTCCCATCAAAAGCGTTCGGCATAAAGCCGTTCGCATGCTCACTTTTTATTCCGCTTCCTTTTGAGCTGAAATTTTTGGGAAGGGCGGGGATGCCATCAAATAATCGATAATTTAAAATCAATTCTTATGAAAACAACAGTAAAAAAGTCGTTGGAAATCCCGGCACGGAAACACCAAAAGGAAACCATCGAGAAAGAAGCACCTGCTGAAAAATCCTTCTTGCTGGTAATCAATCTTTGGATTTTCAGGTTTGAGTACCGCAGGGAGCAATTGCCCACAGATGCATAGATCACCAATTGACAATAAAGGCTCTTGAAAAAGAGCCTTGTTTTATTGTCGTGCCGTCCCCAATCTGACGTCCAATTTTTTCCAAAACGCCCGTTCCATACAATTTGGTGCAAAACCGAACCAATTGGCAGCAATCCACGTTTTTTGTTTCACCCAAAACCCGATATATTTATGGTGTACGGCATTCGATTTAGGTTTGACTTTCCCAAAGTCCGTACAATCAATTGCACTGAGAACATGCAACCAGCTTTTTTAAAGACGGTTGTGCGATACGATTTTGTCCCTGCGGGACAAATCGGAGAAGCAAGAGGGTAGCACGCTAACGCGTCCTACCGATCATGATTGCTCCGCAAGGCCCCTGTTTATGGGGTTTCGGGTGTTATTGAAAAAACAGGGTGTTCGATTTTTGGTGAAAAAACACGCTCAGCCCAGTAAAACCAGCAAATTTTTGGTGAAAAAATGGATAAAGGATATGAAAAAGAACGATTTGCAGCCATGAAGGTCAAAATTTCCGTGGCCATAAAATTCAGGAGCTTTTCCAAGCGTCAAGGGAAATCACATTCCATGACCCTCTTGGCCATGGTCGAGTTTTTTGAGCACAACGGGATCTCCCCGGACGAACGGATGCACGAGACCATCGCCAGTCTCAAATATTTGATCAAACGCCGCTTCAATGCCATGGTCGCCATCATGCGCAGCATCGAAAAGGAACAGACCCTGCCCACCGTTAGCATGATCCAAGCGCTCTTTGAACAGGAACTGGAATCCAATGATGAGGAATGGGACAGCGATTTTGACTTTATCGAACAGCAATTGACCGAGGCCAAGCCACCCAAGGAGACTGAAGCTTTTGATGGAGAGGTCACCGTGCCCAAGATTCGTTATGACCGACTGGAGGAACAAATGGAGGAGCTCAAGGAGGATTTTAAATACGTGTTGGACCATGTATCGGTGTTCCATAACCGCTTTGGGAAGGACCATCTCAAATTGGATTTGAACCCCGAGGCCATCGAAAAATACCGTACAAAACTTAAAAAGCAATAATTATGTACATCGCCATCACACGCCAACAACTGGGAGACAATTTTCGGGGGAGTGCCCGGGATTTTGTCAAGTACCTGGAAAAGGAGAACGAAGGGAAGGCACCGGAACTACAGGAAGGGTATTTCAATCAGGAAGAGAACAACATCGATGCGGAGCGGGTCATTGCCGAGATCGATGCCAATACGGCCAAGCTCAAAAAGCGGGAGCCCAAGTTCTATTCCCTGGTGGTCAGTCCGTCCCAAAGGGAACTCCAGCATATTGGAAACGATCCCGAAAAGCTACGGCAATACACCAGGGAGGTCATGCAGGCCTATGCGGCCTCCTTTTACAGGGACCGCGAGGTGACCGTCAAGGACATCCTCTATTTTGCCAAACTGGAGCGGGAACGCACCTATTCCGAAAAGGATCGCGAGGTCAAGGAAAACCAGGCCCATGCCAGCAAGATATTGGAACTGCAACACCGGGTCAGGGCCATCCAAGTAGGGCGGGAGCAAGGGGATATTCCCAAGCTCCAGGAAAAAATAAATGCACTAGAAGGAGAGGCCCCACACCAACTCAACGGAAAGCGTATCGTTCCGGGGATGGCCAAGGAAGGCCACCAGAGCCATATCCATATTATCGTGAGCCGCATGGACAGGACCAATAACCATAGCCTCTCCCCGGGGTCCAAGTTCCGAACTTCCGAGACCACGCTCCATGGGCAAACCGTCAAACAGGGATTTGATAGGGACAAATTCTTTAGGGCAGCGGAAAAGACTTTTGACCAACAATTCAATTACCGAAGGAACTTTGTGGAGACCTACCATGCCCGTAACCTGTTGGATAAGGATCCCAAACGGTTCTTTTCCGCATTATTGGGATTGCCAACGAATGAACGGCAAGCGGCCAAGCAGTTGCTCTTCAAGGCGGGCATCAAGGTACCGACCATACCGGTCAACAAGGCCCAATTGGCCTATAAGGCGATGATGCAGCTCAAAAAAGGGATCGGAAAGGCCTTGGAATCGGGGTCGATTGGAATTTAAAAAATATGCTATGGAAAATTTAGGATGGATGGAATGGATAATCGGTTTGATTGTTGGGGGAGCGGTCTCATTTGTGGCCAATCGGTATCTCAAATACGGTTTTCTGTATTATCTCAGCATCCTGCTTATGGTGGCAATTGCCATTGGAGGGATATTCGGCTGGGACCTACTTTTGAAACAGTCGATGGGCCTATGGCTCCCTTTGTTTTTTATGCATACCGTGATCTATGGCCTGGTGGACTACCATAAGGATACGGGCAAACCATCAAAGGTGTTCGAGGTCAAGTTGAAGGTAAGAGGAAGGCCCTTGGTGCTGGGCAACATCCGTCGTGGCGTGTCCGTGATGGCCTCAGCAGGGAGCGGGAAGACCGAAAGTGTCATCTATGGCTTCTTGGAGCATTTTAAAAAAGAAGGCTTCTCGGGGGTCATCCACGATTACAAGGATTTTGAGATCACGGAAATGGCCTGTCCTCTTTGGAAAGATCAAAAGGTGCCCCTAAAGATTGTGTCCTTTGGGCCGATATACCATCGCGTGAATCCCATCGCACCCCGTTACCTTCCCGATGAGGAAAGTGTCCATGAGGTGTCCCGGGTATTGTTGGAAAACCTGATGGAACATCGGGACTCCGATGAGAACAGTACCTCCCGTTTTTTTAAGGATGCTGCTGAGGGCTTGATCAGCGGAATGATATGGCGGCTCAAGACCGAATACCCCGACTTCTGTACGCTGCCCCATGTAATGGCCCTCTACCAGCAGTTGGGTACCAAGAGCTTAATCAAGTTTCTGAAGGGGAACCTTACCTCACGCGCCATGGCCGATGCCTTTATCAGTGGGGTAGGGTCGGAGCGACAGACCGCTGGGGTGATGAGTACCTTGGCCAATGCCATCAAAAAGATCAGTACCCGCAAGATTTTTATGGTATTGTCCGCCGATGAGATTCCATTGGATATCAATAATGAAAAGCATCCTTCGGTCATTGCCCTGGTGAACAATCCACAAAAGGATGCTTCCCTATCTCCTGTGATCGCCACCATTATGCATACCATCTCCAAACAGATGTCAAGACGAAACCGCAAACCTTCCTTTATGTTGTTGGAAGAGGCTTCGACCTTACGGCTATTGAACATGCACCGTATCCCGGCTACCCTTCGGAGCTACGATATTGTGAGCGTATATGTGCTACAGGACAAGGTTCAGAACGATATGATGTACGGGGAGAAGGCCAGCAAGGCCATTTTGTCCAATCTGTCCTATCAGTTCTTTGGGAAAGTGAACGACCCGGATACGGCCCGCTATTATGAGCGGTTCTTTGAACTGGTCAAGATGCCCACCCGGAGTGTGAGCAAGAGTTCGGGTCTGAATCTGGAGCGACGCATTACAGAAGGGGAGAAAGAAGTGTCCAAACGTAGGGCCGAGGTGTTCTTCCGGTTGAAGCAGGGGGAGTTTGTGGTGTTTGCAGATGGGAAGGACCGGAAGGTACAGTTCCGAAGGCCCGAAATTCCCAAAGGGTTGCCCAAGCCCTTTGAAATCAAGGAAGGGGATTTGGAGCGGCACTATTTGAAGGTGCACCGGGAGGTAAGGTCAATTTATAGCCAATCTAGCATTGTCAATGATTAAATGGAATAGAAAGCTCCTCTTAGATTTTTGATTATGAGTTGGTCTATTCACTCATAGTTTTGATTGTTTGCGTAGTCCTTCAACCGCGCGGTGGATATCTTGTTTAGCCTCTTTATTACTCCATTCCTTCCAAAATTTGATTGTCGCACTATCAGGTTTAATGGTTGGTTCTGAGATGAGTACTCTTGTTGGGAGCAAGGAAGCATCTCCAACAATTAGCGCTTCACCAATATCTAAAATTGGCAATACTTCCGTTAGTCCAGATAAATTATCAGGTAAAAGTCTTTTTACAACAGCTTGGTCTTCTGCATTTGATAGACGCAATGATATGAAATTGTTGCACTGACTTAAAACAGTTCTATTTACTTCGGCAGGTCTTTGACTTATTACAGCTAAGCTAACACCATATTTTCTACCTTCTTTGGCAATTCTTTCAAAGCTTTTTAAAGAAAGTTCAGAAGCACTATCCTGATTAGTTCTTTCAGGAATGTAGAGATGTGCTTCATCACAAAACAGACAAATTGGATGTTGCATTTCTTTGGTTGTCCATTGTTGTACTGAAAAAATAATTCTTGCAACTAATCCTATTACTAAAGGCAAGACATCTGACGGGACTTCGGAAAAATCAATTACTTTCACTCCTGATTTATTTCCGTTGATTTCTGTTCCTTCCATCAATGAACTACAAAATTTATTCATCCAATCTATATGTAATTCATCATCTGAAACTTGAAATAGGAACCCCAAACGCTTGTCTTGACTTTTAGCTTCTAATCTTTGAACAAATCTTGTGAGTTTTCCGAAAAAAGGCCCTTGTTTTTCACTTCTTGCACCAGCAACCATTTCTTCGTCAAGCCTTTTAAGTTCATTAAGGACATTTTCAATTCTATATGGAACTGGACTATCAATTGTGATGCTGTCCTTAAAACTAGTGTCCTTTATATCATCAAGGTATTTTTGTTTCTCGGTAAATACGGTTTTTGAAAAAAGCATTGCTTGATTAGGGGCATTGCTGTCGCTTCTATCAAGCAGCATAGCGAGCATTTCTTCGTATGTTAAAAGCCAATATGGAATCATAAGAACACCTTTCTCAAGGTTTCGGGTTTTTCCTAAATCGGAAGGATTAGCAACTTTTAAATGTTGAATGCCATCAGCCTTAAAGTGCTCGCCACTGTATTCTCCGTGTATGTCAAATAGGATTCCATTTGCCATAGGAAGTTTTGCTATTTGTTCGATTGTTCGAGCAACACACCAAGATTTTCCCGAACCTGTGCTCCCAACAATTACCGCATGACGTTGAAATAGTTTATCTCCATCCAAATAGGCATCAGCATTTTCATCAATGGAATATTTTCCAATTGATAAAGGGATTTCATAGTTTTCTTTAGATGAAATAGTTTGCATGAACTTGGTAATATTTTCTCCATCTATTGGAAAACATTTTGCTTCTATTTCGGGAACTGTATCAAGTGTTCTTTTGAATACGTTTTCTTTTTCTCCATGCTTATTCAATAGCGTACCTATTAAGTTCACTTTTAGAATATTTTCAGTGAAAAGGAAATTATTTAATCCTAAATCATCACCTGTTGGCTGCTCATTATCTGAAGCCTTTCTTGTTATTCGGTTGATTATTCCTATTAGGTGCTGTCCAGCCTTTGAACTTTGAATCGCTACTAAGTGATTTACTTGGAGTTTTCTCAGTTTTTCAAGTTCATCAACTTTAATAATTAGTGTTGCCGTGTCAACACTGAAAACCGTTCCGATAGAAGAATTATCTTTAAAAGTGAATATTGCCATAGTTCGTCATTCGATTAGTTTGAGATATTCAGCTAAGTTCCAATAGCCCACATTTTCCATTATATGTTCTCCCTGACTTGATGAATAAATTTTTGTGTTTGAACCTTCATTTTCCTCCATCAAGATGTAATTTTTACATCCACCACCTATTATTGCTTCTTTTGTTTTTGGAGTTAATTCCTTTGTAATTACAATTATGGGTTTTGTCTTAATTTGCTGGATAAGTTTTGGTTGGACATGGACATCATTAAAACCGTAACCAATGCACATGTAGCCATTTGCATTTTGAATTTCATTATCTGCTTGTGCGAATATAGTTCTGTAAGGTTCATTGTGTGTTTCTGCATATTTACTGAGACCAGGAGTTACAATTAAAGGCTTGTAATTTTGTGGAATCTCTTGGCGTAAAGGCAAGTGAACATTTTCTTTTTCAATTGTTTCAAACCAATCTAAAGAACCATGAACTTTCCAAATATTTGCTTGTCCGCTATATCCCTTGATGGTCGCTAAAGCATTAGTTTGGATGTTATCAGAAAAATGTCCGATATAGTTTTGGGCATAGCCTGTACATATAAATGCTTCTGCTGTGCTTGCACTATATTCAGCAATACGATCATAATTAGTAGTAACTACGGAAATTTTTCTGTTAGTTGTTGAAAGCAAATATTTCATGAGTTCAACTAATGGAAATTCTTCTCCTTTTATTACAAATTGTTCGTATGCCTTTAAGTCATCTTCCGAAATTAAATTCCAAGTTGCTTTAATGATTGCATTTAAAACGTTAGTGTTGAGTTGTATTCCCAATAAGGTTTTTTCTAAATCTCTGTTTTCGTCCAGACTTTTTTTAAATGTTTCAAGCTGGGAGTTGTCAATGTCATTATCAAACGATAACGAATTTTTTAGATGCTCTCCAAGCTTCCACATTGAAGGCAGGCCAAAAGGAATAGACGCACCACTTCCTAAAATGATAAGAGGAACTTTATTTGTCCAATCTTGTAGCTGTTTTAATAGTGCCTCAAAGTCCATCTTATTT
It encodes the following:
- a CDS encoding BfmA/BtgA family mobilization protein; the encoded protein is MDKGYEKERFAAMKVKISVAIKFRSFSKRQGKSHSMTLLAMVEFFEHNGISPDERMHETIASLKYLIKRRFNAMVAIMRSIEKEQTLPTVSMIQALFEQELESNDEEWDSDFDFIEQQLTEAKPPKETEAFDGEVTVPKIRYDRLEEQMEELKEDFKYVLDHVSVFHNRFGKDHLKLDLNPEAIEKYRTKLKKQ
- a CDS encoding ArsR/SmtB family transcription factor; translation: MDIQNSCIRAEADHVQILRCKEDLSAVTTSIEAISKVMALAGNEVRFKILYLLQRETELCPCDFADILAMSVPAISQHLRKMKDANVISARRAGQTILYRISKENEAFLAAILSNVASERKIA
- a CDS encoding type IV secretory system conjugative DNA transfer family protein, which codes for MENLGWMEWIIGLIVGGAVSFVANRYLKYGFLYYLSILLMVAIAIGGIFGWDLLLKQSMGLWLPLFFMHTVIYGLVDYHKDTGKPSKVFEVKLKVRGRPLVLGNIRRGVSVMASAGSGKTESVIYGFLEHFKKEGFSGVIHDYKDFEITEMACPLWKDQKVPLKIVSFGPIYHRVNPIAPRYLPDEESVHEVSRVLLENLMEHRDSDENSTSRFFKDAAEGLISGMIWRLKTEYPDFCTLPHVMALYQQLGTKSLIKFLKGNLTSRAMADAFISGVGSERQTAGVMSTLANAIKKISTRKIFMVLSADEIPLDINNEKHPSVIALVNNPQKDASLSPVIATIMHTISKQMSRRNRKPSFMLLEEASTLRLLNMHRIPATLRSYDIVSVYVLQDKVQNDMMYGEKASKAILSNLSYQFFGKVNDPDTARYYERFFELVKMPTRSVSKSSGLNLERRITEGEKEVSKRRAEVFFRLKQGEFVVFADGKDRKVQFRRPEIPKGLPKPFEIKEGDLERHYLKVHREVRSIYSQSSIVND
- a CDS encoding ATP-binding protein, with product MAIFTFKDNSSIGTVFSVDTATLIIKVDELEKLRKLQVNHLVAIQSSKAGQHLIGIINRITRKASDNEQPTGDDLGLNNFLFTENILKVNLIGTLLNKHGEKENVFKRTLDTVPEIEAKCFPIDGENITKFMQTISSKENYEIPLSIGKYSIDENADAYLDGDKLFQRHAVIVGSTGSGKSWCVARTIEQIAKLPMANGILFDIHGEYSGEHFKADGIQHLKVANPSDLGKTRNLEKGVLMIPYWLLTYEEMLAMLLDRSDSNAPNQAMLFSKTVFTEKQKYLDDIKDTSFKDSITIDSPVPYRIENVLNELKRLDEEMVAGARSEKQGPFFGKLTRFVQRLEAKSQDKRLGFLFQVSDDELHIDWMNKFCSSLMEGTEINGNKSGVKVIDFSEVPSDVLPLVIGLVARIIFSVQQWTTKEMQHPICLFCDEAHLYIPERTNQDSASELSLKSFERIAKEGRKYGVSLAVISQRPAEVNRTVLSQCNNFISLRLSNAEDQAVVKRLLPDNLSGLTEVLPILDIGEALIVGDASLLPTRVLISEPTIKPDSATIKFWKEWSNKEAKQDIHRAVEGLRKQSKL
- a CDS encoding SIR2 family protein, yielding MDFEALLKQLQDWTNKVPLIILGSGASIPFGLPSMWKLGEHLKNSLSFDNDIDNSQLETFKKSLDENRDLEKTLLGIQLNTNVLNAIIKATWNLISEDDLKAYEQFVIKGEEFPLVELMKYLLSTTNRKISVVTTNYDRIAEYSASTAEAFICTGYAQNYIGHFSDNIQTNALATIKGYSGQANIWKVHGSLDWFETIEKENVHLPLRQEIPQNYKPLIVTPGLSKYAETHNEPYRTIFAQADNEIQNANGYMCIGYGFNDVHVQPKLIQQIKTKPIIVITKELTPKTKEAIIGGGCKNYILMEENEGSNTKIYSSSQGEHIMENVGYWNLAEYLKLIE
- the mobB gene encoding MobB family relaxase, translating into MYIAITRQQLGDNFRGSARDFVKYLEKENEGKAPELQEGYFNQEENNIDAERVIAEIDANTAKLKKREPKFYSLVVSPSQRELQHIGNDPEKLRQYTREVMQAYAASFYRDREVTVKDILYFAKLERERTYSEKDREVKENQAHASKILELQHRVRAIQVGREQGDIPKLQEKINALEGEAPHQLNGKRIVPGMAKEGHQSHIHIIVSRMDRTNNHSLSPGSKFRTSETTLHGQTVKQGFDRDKFFRAAEKTFDQQFNYRRNFVETYHARNLLDKDPKRFFSALLGLPTNERQAAKQLLFKAGIKVPTIPVNKAQLAYKAMMQLKKGIGKALESGSIGI
- a CDS encoding DUF932 domain-containing protein; translated protein: MYLDRLQQDEVFVPTQVRPLNELTPMPSRKGLERAIVSNGKIVNIVSKSYGHIPNELFFKKAEQMLIDSGLDYHRQTINRSDRTFCMDFILSDSSQFSVGNGEDTILPMLRFTNSYDGSERTSGHFGFYRQVCSNGLHVAQAEIAFSIKHSTNGAHLIMPEMEGLFKKFMDNEFYTISDRFSQMMAVELVDTKTFVREVLERTKLFRYECSDKNANPSKKAREVIDILDNEAVLLGTAPNLWLGYNAFNAVLHGTLKRSFSRQERLDKQLFQTVLDMA
- a CDS encoding JAB domain-containing protein, yielding MEHKVNEIQVSYREKLSTVNATSITGSQAVAQLLFKNWNKKTIGMHETFKVLLLNNANKVKGIYPLSHGGITGTLVDVRILFAIVVKTLSVNIILCHNHPSGTLKPSEADRKITQKIKRAAELFDVRVLDHIIITPNNEYYSFADNGDL
- a CDS encoding single-stranded DNA-binding protein, which gives rise to MSSLRNKVQLIGNVGQDPVITNLENDKKVARLSLATNEHYRNKKGEKVTNTEWHNVTAWGKTADIIEKFVSKGKELAIEGKLTSRSYEDKEGNKRYVTEVVANEILLLGGNDQ